The Ignavibacteriales bacterium DNA segment TACCTGCTGTTAATATTGTAATGATTGTTTCCGAAAAAGCTATGAATAAAATCAAAAAATAAGGTATGGTACAAACATCAGCAAAGCAACTCTTCTTAAATTATTAATTTTCTTTTCAGCAATACTTTTAAAGATATCTGGCTCCAGCGCAAGTGCTATAGCTGTATATGCTAGTTGAGCATACCCGGCTATGGTAATTCCAATATTATATAAACCAAGCTCGGCAATATTATCTAATCTTTCTAAATAAAAGCTATCGATATTACTTATAGGAACAAAAGCATAAGCTGCAAGTACTAATGGCATCGCTAATTTTGCGGATTTTTTAAAAGCATTGTAATTGAAATTAATCGTAGTGTATCTTTTTAGAATATAAATTGCAGCAGGCAGCATCAATACTGCGGAAATGATTGGTGCAAGCATTCTTCCTTCTGCCCCCCATTTTAATACTGCAACAAATAGTAATCCTAATATTACATTTAAAACAGAGTAAACTGCCGAAAAACTAAAAAATGAAAAGGCTTTTTTACCTACTCTAAAATTAATCAATACTATTGATTTTATATTATCCAGAA contains these protein-coding regions:
- a CDS encoding oligosaccharide flippase family protein; translated protein: MALITQPIYSIHLSADEFGIIGYFNAIKNVFTPLFILGMTSVYLMHYFKQNEEDNKKMLFNIIFYLCLFNTGFLVISYAGLYAYFSLLEVNIPLNPFGWFILVTLVLDNIKSIVLINFRVGKKAFSFFSFSAVYSVLNVILGLLFVAVLKWGAEGRMLAPIISAVLMLPAAIYILKRYTTINFNYNAFKKSAKLAMPLVLAAYAFVPISNIDSFYLERLDNIAELGLYNIGITIAGYAQLAYTAIALALEPDIFKSIAEKKINNLRRVALLMFVPYLIF